One region of Gossypium raimondii isolate GPD5lz chromosome 6, ASM2569854v1, whole genome shotgun sequence genomic DNA includes:
- the LOC105772776 gene encoding uncharacterized protein LOC105772776 isoform X1 translates to MAILGLQLQQRFPVLTAVCYSRLISATIHAPAVASVSSLSCKLKKWNNGGRLPRRLVVGLGASFWAQYMNMAGNSKSFIASARLKGAVEQALQNVEWPEQFPFKDEDFQRFDETSDSLFYEAPRFVTHIDDAAIAALTKYYSEVFPPSNTPGVSILDMCSSWVSHFPKGYKQERVVGMGMNEEELKRNPVLTEYVVQDLNLKPKLPFEDNSFDVITNVVSVDYLTKPLDVFKEMCRILKPGGLAIMSFSNRCFWTKAISIWTSTGDTDHALIVGSYFHYAGGFEPPQAVDISPNPGRSDPMYIVYSRKLSTA, encoded by the exons ATGGCAATCCTCGGACTTCAACTGCAACAAAGGTTTCCCGTCTTGACTGCTGTTTGTTATTCTCGCTTAATTTCCGCTACAATTCATGCTCCGGCTGTTGCTTCTGTCTCTAGTCTTTCGTGTAAGCTAAAAAAATGGAACAATGGTGGTAGGCTGCCACGTAGACTGGTGGTAGGCTTAGGAGCTTCATTTTGGGCTCAGTACATGAACATGGCCGGCAATAGCAAATCTTTTATTGCTTCTGCAAGGCTAAAGGGTGCTGTTGAACAg GCATTGCAGAATGTGGAATGGCCAGAGCAGTTCCCCTTCAAGGACGAGGATTTCCAACGCTTCGATGA AACATCAGATTCGTTGTTCTATGAAGCGCCACGCTTTGTTACGCATATTGATGATGCAGCCATTGCTGCACTTACTAAATACTACTCAGAGGTTTTCCCTCCCAGCAATACTCCTGGAGTGAGCATCTTGGATATGTGCAGTAGTTGG GTCAGTCATTTTCCAAAAGGATACAAGCAAGAACGGGTAGTTGGAATGGGTATGAATGAGGAAGAGCTTAAGCGGAACCCT GTTCTAACAGAATATGTTGTGCAAGACTTAAATTTGAAACCTAAGCTTCCCTTTGAAGATAATTCCTTTGATGTCATTACCAATGTG GTCAGTGTTGATTATCTAACAAAGCCTCTTGATGTTTTCAAAGAGATGTGCCGGATTCTTAAGCCTGGTGGATTGGCTATAATGAG TTTTTCAAATCGCTGCTTTTGGACAAAAGCAATCTCTATATGGACATCCACTGGTGACACCGATCATGCTTTGATTGTTGGGTCATATTTCCATTATGCTGGCGGATTTGAACCTCCTCAG GCTGTTGATATATCTCCTAATCCAGGACGCTCAGATCCTATGTACATTGTTTACTCTAGGAAGCTTTCTACTGCTTAA
- the LOC105772776 gene encoding uncharacterized protein LOC105772776 isoform X2 yields MAILGLQLQQRFPVLTAVCYSRLISATIHAPAVASVSSLSCKLKKWNNGGRLPRRLVVGLGASFWAQYMNMAGNSKSFIASARLKGAVEQALQNVEWPEQFPFKDEDFQRFDETSDSLFYEAPRFVTHIDDAAIAALTKYYSEVFPPSNTPGVSILDMCSSWVSHFPKGYKQERVVGMGMNEEELKRNPVSVDYLTKPLDVFKEMCRILKPGGLAIMSFSNRCFWTKAISIWTSTGDTDHALIVGSYFHYAGGFEPPQAVDISPNPGRSDPMYIVYSRKLSTA; encoded by the exons ATGGCAATCCTCGGACTTCAACTGCAACAAAGGTTTCCCGTCTTGACTGCTGTTTGTTATTCTCGCTTAATTTCCGCTACAATTCATGCTCCGGCTGTTGCTTCTGTCTCTAGTCTTTCGTGTAAGCTAAAAAAATGGAACAATGGTGGTAGGCTGCCACGTAGACTGGTGGTAGGCTTAGGAGCTTCATTTTGGGCTCAGTACATGAACATGGCCGGCAATAGCAAATCTTTTATTGCTTCTGCAAGGCTAAAGGGTGCTGTTGAACAg GCATTGCAGAATGTGGAATGGCCAGAGCAGTTCCCCTTCAAGGACGAGGATTTCCAACGCTTCGATGA AACATCAGATTCGTTGTTCTATGAAGCGCCACGCTTTGTTACGCATATTGATGATGCAGCCATTGCTGCACTTACTAAATACTACTCAGAGGTTTTCCCTCCCAGCAATACTCCTGGAGTGAGCATCTTGGATATGTGCAGTAGTTGG GTCAGTCATTTTCCAAAAGGATACAAGCAAGAACGGGTAGTTGGAATGGGTATGAATGAGGAAGAGCTTAAGCGGAACCCT GTCAGTGTTGATTATCTAACAAAGCCTCTTGATGTTTTCAAAGAGATGTGCCGGATTCTTAAGCCTGGTGGATTGGCTATAATGAG TTTTTCAAATCGCTGCTTTTGGACAAAAGCAATCTCTATATGGACATCCACTGGTGACACCGATCATGCTTTGATTGTTGGGTCATATTTCCATTATGCTGGCGGATTTGAACCTCCTCAG GCTGTTGATATATCTCCTAATCCAGGACGCTCAGATCCTATGTACATTGTTTACTCTAGGAAGCTTTCTACTGCTTAA